From the genome of Fundulus heteroclitus isolate FHET01 chromosome 9, MU-UCD_Fhet_4.1, whole genome shotgun sequence, one region includes:
- the zmat3 gene encoding zinc finger matrin-type protein 3: MMALQLRSGDAAYYQSAEYCRNYTSQPVSYGDSSHYLARLPGPDTMLKPPLSLFSHPQQPFHFMDSLHHLVPPPMAPTQPLGPPPIAPTQPIGPPTLAPTRSLGPPQIPSAHTLRPPSIAPPHTLAPPPMPPAQPLGPPPMAHTLVPPPVDPTQAIVPPTIDLTQSLGPPHLTPAQALIPPPLVAASPSRFPLPPGPLSSPHASDPDPSQMTPRPPGPAPNPPPVPSYLCGPLAGQAAPASEQPQDEGSSLGVEEQEDSLGLEELCKPLYCKLCNVTLNSAQQAQAHYQGKNHSKKLRNFYAGSQQPPAIRIPEALEGAGQSAGSGASDGDGGRQALYKGAPRVILATENDYCKLCDASFSSLAVAQAHYQGKNHAKKLRLAEAQQNSNNTEGSNDGAPRRNRKDGSEYRLVKNRRSPQLPVAMPGPYYNPRPRQRIPRDLAMCVTPSGQFYCSMCNCGAEQETDFRQHLESKQHKAKVSELRYRHEMENLGYS, translated from the exons ATGGCGCTGCAGCTGAGGAGCGGGGATGCTGCATACTACCAGAGCGCAGAATACTGCAGAAACTACACTTCGCAGCCCGTCAGCTACGGTGACAGCAGCCATTATCTTGCGCGATTGCCAG GTCCAGACACCATGCTGAAGCCGCCTCTGAGTCTCTTCAGTCATCCCCAGCAGCCCTTCCATTTCATGGACTCTCTGCACCATTTAGTACCTCCACCCATGGCACCTACGCAACCCCTAGGCCCCCCACCCATTGCCCCCACCCAACCCATTGGACCCCCAACCCTGGCTCCTACTCGGAGTCTAGGGCCCCCTCAAATACCTTCTGCTCACACACTAAGGCCTCCATCCATTGCTCCGCCTCACACCTTAGCCCCACCTCCAATGCCCCCAGCGCAGCCACTGGGCCCTCCGCCAATGGCGCACACTCTAGTTCCGCCACCTGTAGATCCAACACAAGCCATTGTACCTCCAACCATAGACCTCACCCAATCCTTAGGGCCTCCGCATCTCACCCCAGCTCAAGCCCTGATCCCCCCGCCATTAGTGGCGGCTTCGCCCAGCCGTTTTCCGCTGCCTCCCGGCCCCTTGTCCTCGCCCCACGCTTCGGACCCCGACCCATCACAGATGACCCCAAGGCCCCCAGGACCAGCTCCCAATCCACCGCCAGTACCCAGCTACCTGTGTGGTCCTCTGGCAGGCCAAGCAGCTCCTGCCAGCGAGCAGCCCCAGGATGAGGGCTCCTCGCTGGGggtggaggagcaggaggactCTCTAGGCCTGGAAGAACTGTGTAAACCACTTTACTGTAAACTCTGCAATGTTACACTCAACTCTGCTCAGCAGGCACAAGCCCACTACCAG ggAAAGAACCACAGCAAAAAGTTACGAAACTTCTACGCCGGCAGTCAGCAGCCACCTGCCATCAGGATACCAGAAGCCCTGGAGGGAGCCGGTCAGAGCGCCGGCTCAGGAGCGAGTGATGGTGATGGAGGCAGACAG GCGCTGTATAAAGGGGCGCCCCGGGTCATCCTGGCCACAGAGAACGACTATTGTAAACTGTGCGACGCCTCCTTCAGCTCGCTGGCAGTCGCACAGGCCCACTACCAGGGCAAAAACCACGCCAAGAAGCTGCGGCTGGCTGAGGCCCAGCAGAACTCAAACAACAC GGAAGGTAGCAACGACGGAGCCCCGAGGAGAAATCGTAAAGATGGAAGCGAGTACCGACTGGTGAAAAACCGCCGCAGCCCACAGTTGCCCGTCGCCATGCCAG ggCCGTATTACAACCCCAGACCGAGGCAGCGCATCCCCAGGGACTTGGCCATGTGCGTGACTCCCAGCGGGCAGTTCTACTGCTCCATGTGCAACTGTGGCGCCGAGCAGGAGACGGACTTCAGGCAGCATCTGGAGAGCAAGCAGCACAAGGCCAAAGTCTCCGAGCTGAGATACCGCCACGAGATGGAGAACCTCGGGTACAGCTAA